In Mongoliitalea daihaiensis, one DNA window encodes the following:
- the aceB gene encoding malate synthase A: protein MTIAVTDNLKLAVLGAIPASCDHILSPEALEFLAYLELKFREKRYSILVKRQRIQERLDKGELDKILEEIPKTDGDWTIAGVPADLEDRRVEITGPVDRKMVINALNSGSKVFMADFEDASSPTWLNMIEGQANLYDAIRNKIDFTAENGKTYALKESHAVLKVRPRGWHLEEKQLQINGEPLSASLVDFGLFFFHNAEELIKRGSGPYFYLAKLENHLEARLWNEVFIAAQDYLGIPHKTIKSTVLIETIFGALEMDQILFELKDHIVALNAGRWDYIFSVIKKFRNHENFVLPDRSQITMGVPFMKAYATRLVEICHKRGAHAIGGMSAFIPAKDESINQIAREKVTLDKEREAGLGYDGTWVAHPFLVDIAKDVFTRAFDSGYCNQKNKPLMESGLENKDLLDVRIPESTITEEGVRTNINVGILYLESWLNGVGAAALYNLMEDAATAEISRAQLWQWIRHRAKMDNGQRVTPELYQELKHHEVEKIQALLDEPRGSSENLKKAVMLMDKLVLGKTFIDFLTLPAYQLLD from the coding sequence ATGACCATAGCAGTAACAGATAATTTAAAACTAGCCGTATTGGGAGCGATACCCGCTAGTTGTGATCATATCCTTTCACCGGAAGCCTTGGAATTTTTGGCCTATCTAGAGTTAAAATTTCGCGAAAAAAGGTATTCTATTTTGGTAAAAAGGCAACGCATTCAAGAGCGATTGGACAAGGGTGAATTGGATAAAATTTTGGAGGAAATCCCTAAAACAGACGGAGACTGGACGATTGCCGGTGTTCCTGCTGATTTGGAAGATCGGAGAGTGGAGATTACGGGTCCAGTTGATCGTAAAATGGTTATCAATGCACTTAATTCGGGCTCCAAAGTCTTTATGGCTGACTTTGAAGATGCATCTTCTCCTACGTGGTTGAATATGATCGAAGGTCAGGCAAATTTATACGATGCGATTCGCAATAAAATTGATTTTACGGCAGAAAATGGAAAAACATATGCATTGAAAGAATCACATGCAGTTTTAAAGGTTCGTCCTCGCGGGTGGCATTTGGAGGAAAAGCAATTGCAAATCAATGGAGAACCGTTGAGTGCTTCTTTAGTAGACTTTGGGTTATTCTTTTTTCACAATGCAGAGGAATTGATTAAACGTGGTTCAGGTCCCTATTTTTACTTAGCAAAATTAGAGAATCATTTGGAAGCGCGGCTGTGGAATGAGGTATTTATAGCAGCACAGGACTACTTGGGTATTCCTCACAAAACGATTAAAAGTACTGTCTTGATAGAGACAATCTTTGGAGCATTGGAGATGGATCAGATACTTTTTGAATTAAAGGATCATATCGTAGCGCTCAATGCCGGTAGATGGGATTACATCTTTAGTGTCATCAAGAAGTTTAGAAATCATGAAAACTTCGTATTGCCAGACAGAAGTCAGATCACCATGGGTGTACCATTTATGAAGGCATATGCTACCCGTTTGGTTGAAATATGCCATAAAAGAGGAGCACATGCGATTGGGGGTATGTCAGCATTTATACCTGCAAAGGATGAGTCCATCAATCAAATAGCAAGGGAAAAAGTGACATTAGATAAAGAGAGAGAAGCAGGTTTGGGTTACGACGGTACCTGGGTAGCACATCCGTTCTTGGTTGATATTGCTAAGGATGTGTTTACCCGGGCCTTCGACTCTGGTTATTGCAATCAAAAAAATAAGCCACTAATGGAAAGTGGACTTGAAAACAAAGATTTGCTTGATGTTCGGATTCCAGAGAGTACTATAACCGAAGAAGGAGTTCGCACCAATATCAATGTGGGGATTTTATATCTCGAAAGTTGGCTCAATGGGGTAGGAGCTGCCGCCTTATATAACTTGATGGAAGATGCCGCAACAGCAGAGATTAGCAGGGCCCAATTGTGGCAATGGATTCGCCACCGAGCAAAAATGGATAATGGCCAACGTGTTACGCCCGAACTTTATCAGGAGTTGAAACATCATGAAGTTGAAAAAATTCAAGCACTTCTAGATGAACCGAGAGGGAGTTCTGAAAATCTCAAAAAAGCAGTGATGCTTATGGACAAATTGGTCCTTGGAAAGACTTTCATTGATTTCTTAACACTGCCTGCTTACCAACTTCTGGATTGA
- a CDS encoding sigma-54-dependent transcriptional regulator — protein sequence MKIKVLLIDDEEKLRSLTSKLLVYEDYDVFEAGNIASANQKVELHVPDVVLCDVKLPDGNGVDFCIKSKEKFPEIEFILLTAYGRIQDGVKAIKHGIFDYLVKGDDNDKLIPLIEKASQKALLQKELTKLKSKLSKQYNFDSILGDSEKIQEAKVLARKVSQSDTSILLTGATGTGKEVFAQAIHYEGKRSDKSFVAINCSAISGEILESELFGHKAGAFTGAVTDKKGLFEEANHGTLFLDEIGEMPLELQAKLLRVLESGTFIKVGDTKEKQVNVRIITATNRNLPEEVTAGNFREDLLYRLSVIQIHLPSLSDRRTDIPELVDHFVKIFSVKANTKVKKISPEFIREVQKLPFKGNIRELRNLVERAVILCDGDTLTAEQLAPSYQREINEPKSMTMASAEKAQIIRVLKHVNGNKTQAAKVLEIGLTTLYKKLHDFEIE from the coding sequence ATGAAAATTAAAGTCCTTTTGATTGATGATGAAGAAAAACTTAGGAGTTTAACATCTAAACTATTAGTTTATGAGGACTATGATGTATTTGAAGCTGGTAATATTGCTTCAGCAAACCAAAAAGTTGAATTGCATGTCCCGGATGTAGTACTCTGTGATGTGAAGCTTCCTGATGGAAACGGAGTTGATTTTTGCATAAAATCTAAAGAAAAATTTCCTGAAATAGAGTTTATATTATTGACTGCCTATGGCAGGATCCAAGATGGGGTAAAGGCTATCAAACATGGTATTTTCGATTATCTGGTTAAAGGGGATGATAATGATAAGTTGATCCCTTTAATTGAAAAGGCATCCCAAAAAGCATTGCTTCAAAAAGAGCTTACCAAACTTAAAAGTAAACTGTCTAAACAATATAATTTTGATAGTATTTTAGGTGACAGTGAAAAAATCCAAGAGGCTAAAGTATTGGCTAGAAAAGTTTCCCAAAGTGATACTTCAATTTTACTTACCGGGGCAACGGGAACAGGAAAGGAAGTTTTTGCTCAGGCTATTCATTATGAAGGTAAAAGGTCAGATAAAAGTTTTGTAGCTATTAACTGTAGCGCAATTAGTGGAGAAATTTTGGAGAGTGAATTATTTGGGCATAAGGCTGGAGCCTTTACAGGAGCTGTAACGGATAAAAAAGGGCTGTTTGAGGAAGCCAACCATGGTACTTTATTTCTGGATGAAATCGGCGAGATGCCTTTAGAGTTACAAGCAAAGCTTTTAAGAGTTCTAGAATCAGGCACTTTTATAAAAGTAGGAGATACCAAAGAAAAACAAGTAAATGTTCGAATAATCACTGCTACAAACCGCAATTTGCCAGAAGAAGTAACTGCTGGTAATTTTAGAGAAGATCTTTTGTATAGATTGTCAGTAATTCAGATTCATCTCCCTTCACTATCAGATCGAAGAACAGATATTCCAGAATTAGTTGATCATTTTGTGAAAATATTCTCAGTGAAAGCAAATACGAAAGTGAAGAAAATTTCTCCTGAATTTATTCGTGAAGTACAAAAATTACCTTTCAAAGGAAATATAAGGGAACTAAGGAATTTAGTGGAACGTGCTGTAATTCTATGTGATGGAGATACACTCACAGCTGAACAATTAGCCCCAAGCTATCAAAGAGAAATCAACGAGCCTAAGTCGATGACAATGGCATCTGCCGAAAAAGCTCAGATCATTCGGGTGCTCAAACATGTCAATGGGAATAAAACACAAGCAGCAAAAGTTTTGGAAATTGGACTGACAACACTATATAAAAAATTACATGATTTTGAAATTGAATGA
- a CDS encoding potassium-transporting ATPase subunit F produces the protein MILILISSLLACAYLTYAIMKPEKF, from the coding sequence ATGATACTAATTCTTATTTCATCCCTACTAGCATGCGCATACCTTACTTATGCGATTATGAAACCTGAAAAATTTTAA
- a CDS encoding helix-turn-helix domain-containing protein translates to MKEENIRIIFGLKLKQLRKEKNLSLQELSDKTGISVSYLNEIEKSKKYPKADKVFKLAEALKVEYDYLVSLQLEDKMKPISDLLHSNILSELPLDIFGIDPSSFIELLSDAPTKLNAFIITLMDISRAYDISLEEFFLSSLRAYQEMHDNYFPDLESQVNACKVQHHLPLHPTTHQLIEILESTYGYQVIAFDFEQEVGLAKTRSLLLPGKTSKFLLNPNLTENQKIFALGRELGYAYLKLNTRPYSSSWISVNSFEEVLHHFQASYFSCAMLLDEKEFIKDLEKFLNQTQLDHELLLSWIEKYNVTPETLVYRITNLLPKHFGLKELFFLRISKSLPTGNFSLDKELHLSGIHHPHASKQKEDYCRRWVSATIFDDFAKSRAPRIGKAQYSFYPDGQSYFVFALAYQSGLKHQEQISISFGLKVNSAFKRKVKFHNDSSIQLKHVGTTCQTCPVENCEVRVSPPYKLQKIQSKLEKERKLSAVKDRFQ, encoded by the coding sequence ATGAAAGAAGAAAATATCCGAATCATATTTGGGCTAAAGCTCAAGCAGTTAAGGAAGGAGAAAAATTTATCCCTACAAGAGCTATCTGACAAAACAGGCATCTCTGTTTCATACCTGAATGAAATCGAAAAGTCGAAAAAATACCCTAAAGCTGATAAAGTATTCAAGTTGGCAGAAGCCTTAAAAGTAGAGTATGACTACTTGGTTTCTTTACAGTTGGAAGACAAAATGAAGCCAATATCGGATTTACTACATTCCAATATACTATCAGAATTACCATTAGATATTTTCGGAATTGATCCGAGTTCTTTTATTGAATTGTTATCAGATGCCCCTACCAAACTCAATGCATTTATCATTACATTGATGGATATAAGTCGTGCCTATGACATCAGTTTGGAGGAATTTTTCTTGTCCTCCCTAAGAGCATATCAGGAAATGCATGACAATTATTTCCCAGATTTAGAAAGCCAAGTGAATGCATGCAAGGTCCAACATCATCTACCTCTGCACCCAACTACGCATCAACTTATAGAAATTTTAGAATCTACCTACGGATACCAAGTGATTGCTTTTGACTTTGAACAAGAAGTTGGCTTGGCCAAAACTAGGAGTCTTTTATTACCAGGGAAAACCTCAAAATTCCTATTGAACCCTAACTTAACCGAAAACCAAAAAATATTTGCATTAGGAAGAGAGCTAGGCTATGCTTATCTCAAGCTTAACACTAGACCATATTCTTCATCTTGGATCAGCGTCAATTCTTTTGAAGAAGTCCTGCACCACTTTCAGGCCAGTTACTTCAGTTGTGCTATGCTGCTGGACGAAAAGGAATTCATAAAAGATCTCGAAAAGTTTTTAAATCAAACGCAACTAGACCACGAGCTTTTATTGAGTTGGATAGAAAAATACAATGTTACTCCGGAAACATTGGTATATAGAATCACTAATCTTCTTCCCAAACATTTTGGCTTGAAGGAGCTCTTTTTTCTTCGCATCAGTAAGAGTCTACCAACGGGAAATTTCTCCTTAGACAAGGAGTTGCATCTGTCCGGTATTCACCATCCGCATGCTTCCAAACAAAAAGAAGACTATTGCAGACGGTGGGTGTCAGCCACTATATTTGATGATTTTGCTAAAAGTCGTGCTCCTCGAATAGGTAAAGCACAGTATTCCTTTTATCCGGATGGACAATCCTACTTTGTCTTTGCACTTGCCTATCAATCAGGCTTGAAACACCAAGAGCAAATCAGTATATCATTTGGCCTGAAAGTAAACAGTGCATTCAAAAGAAAAGTAAAATTTCACAATGATTCATCCATACAACTAAAACATGTAGGCACTACTTGTCAGACATGCCCGGTTGAAAATTGCGAAGTAAGGGTTTCACCACCGTATAAACTTCAAAAAATACAATCTAAATTAGAAAAAGAGAGAAAGCTTTCGGCAGTCAAAGATCGATTTCAATGA
- a CDS encoding NUDIX hydrolase — translation MKFEELVRKLERMMEEPLPGREGQVMMAPQGRMNEGAYKASIRSDHRKGAVLMLFYPHPDGTFVPFIKRPAYEGVHSGQIAFPGGKYEESDGGLDRTALRETEEEIGVDASQVRILGKLTEVYIPPSNFMVHPYIGFIDRLPEFNPDPLEVERVIECSFPHLLDKKIRKIGPVQSSSGVILKAPYFAIEKEIVWGATAMMLGEFTYLWEKVERKGI, via the coding sequence ATGAAATTTGAGGAATTGGTGCGGAAGCTGGAGCGAATGATGGAAGAGCCTTTGCCAGGAAGGGAAGGGCAGGTGATGATGGCTCCGCAAGGAAGGATGAATGAAGGAGCATATAAAGCTTCTATTCGATCCGACCATAGAAAAGGTGCTGTTTTGATGTTGTTTTACCCGCATCCAGACGGAACTTTTGTTCCTTTTATCAAAAGACCAGCTTACGAAGGGGTACATTCTGGACAGATTGCATTTCCGGGTGGAAAATATGAAGAAAGTGATGGCGGACTCGATCGAACAGCTCTTCGGGAAACAGAAGAAGAAATCGGAGTTGATGCTAGTCAGGTTCGTATTCTAGGCAAATTGACGGAGGTTTACATTCCTCCTAGTAATTTTATGGTTCATCCATACATAGGGTTTATAGATCGACTGCCGGAGTTTAATCCAGATCCTTTGGAAGTAGAACGAGTTATTGAATGTTCTTTCCCACATCTTTTAGATAAAAAAATTCGTAAAATAGGCCCTGTGCAAAGCTCATCTGGGGTAATTCTCAAAGCGCCCTACTTTGCTATTGAAAAAGAAATTGTTTGGGGGGCAACAGCCATGATGCTAGGTGAGTTTACTTATTTATGGGAGAAAGTGGAACGGAAAGGAATATAG
- a CDS encoding tetratricopeptide repeat-containing sensor histidine kinase, protein MLVLSFLYLFFFQQGPTLTDSLKNEIFIVKDPTVKAEMYYQLAKANYAIDQDLSIAYADSAINLAEKHGLDKVKANSLNIKGISFLIKSSFDSAMQTHINALKIREHIQDTLGLIESHLNIGNVLYRTGSAGDAVKRYMKSLDYALIANNLRAQSLLYNNLGSYYTDLWNATDSPKDLDSARYYLEKSIEIKTSLQDIRGSINTLNMLADLARGSQDYVTAQKLLTQALEFSNGLQNPEAQIALLYELAEFNLEIKNKDIALNYAKQAMKLAEDMDSPYQISFAAGMLATVYEDLADYKNAYEFTKMKLNTEQKLTSEQNKKIREELLIKYEAEKKEEENKRLIQEQLLLDIKLKRKNELLFSGAILFIGLVFGWIFQKRKNDQLAAAHEQTTEILKKLEVKNLEIAEKTTELEQSNQALTQSNRSRQLLFSVLSHDIKSPISSLQSLLELESGQNISHEEFQLILPHLSDQIKSVRELLESILEWAQNELNEHPMPIVEVLVHPLVQDNIRQFSSKSKEKKLQLINDIPEDLVIHTEKDRLNFILRNLISNAIKFTTLEGSIRIHYEQEAGGKISITDSGVGMEKEKLEKLFAGRIVSKLGTEGEKGSGVGLILCKEFAHNLGATLEVNSKINEGSTFSIQWKS, encoded by the coding sequence ATGCTAGTACTTTCATTTCTGTATCTATTCTTTTTTCAGCAAGGGCCTACACTAACAGACAGTCTGAAAAATGAAATTTTCATTGTAAAAGATCCCACCGTGAAAGCTGAAATGTATTATCAATTAGCTAAAGCCAATTATGCGATTGATCAAGATTTATCTATAGCTTATGCAGATTCCGCTATCAACTTGGCAGAAAAACATGGGCTAGATAAGGTGAAAGCAAATTCATTGAATATAAAAGGGATCTCTTTTTTGATCAAGTCCTCATTTGATTCCGCCATGCAAACGCATATAAATGCCCTTAAAATACGAGAACATATCCAGGATACATTAGGACTTATAGAATCACACCTCAATATTGGCAATGTACTGTATCGTACAGGTAGTGCAGGTGACGCAGTCAAACGCTACATGAAATCACTTGACTATGCGTTGATTGCCAATAACTTAAGGGCACAAAGCCTGCTTTACAATAATTTGGGCAGTTATTATACAGATCTATGGAATGCCACTGATAGCCCCAAGGATTTAGACTCTGCAAGATATTACCTTGAAAAATCGATTGAAATCAAAACCTCTTTACAGGATATTAGAGGTAGTATCAATACGCTTAACATGCTTGCTGATCTTGCAAGAGGAAGCCAAGACTATGTGACTGCACAAAAACTACTGACGCAGGCCTTAGAATTTTCTAATGGCCTACAAAATCCGGAAGCTCAAATTGCCCTTCTCTATGAATTAGCAGAGTTTAATTTAGAAATTAAAAATAAAGATATTGCCCTAAATTACGCAAAACAAGCCATGAAGCTGGCTGAAGACATGGACTCTCCGTATCAAATTAGTTTTGCTGCAGGAATGCTAGCGACTGTCTATGAGGACTTGGCTGATTACAAAAACGCTTATGAATTCACAAAAATGAAGTTGAATACAGAGCAAAAACTCACAAGTGAGCAAAATAAAAAAATCCGGGAAGAACTGCTTATCAAATATGAAGCAGAGAAAAAAGAGGAAGAAAATAAGCGCCTAATTCAGGAACAACTGCTGTTAGACATTAAGTTAAAACGAAAAAATGAGCTACTTTTTAGTGGAGCCATTCTATTTATTGGACTAGTTTTTGGATGGATTTTCCAGAAAAGAAAGAATGATCAATTGGCAGCAGCACATGAACAGACAACAGAGATCCTTAAAAAACTAGAAGTTAAAAATCTTGAAATAGCAGAAAAAACAACTGAATTAGAACAATCAAACCAAGCCTTGACCCAGTCAAATAGAAGTAGGCAATTGCTGTTTTCTGTGCTCTCCCATGACATTAAATCTCCAATTTCATCATTGCAATCCTTATTAGAATTAGAAAGTGGACAAAATATTTCACATGAAGAGTTTCAATTGATACTTCCTCATTTATCTGACCAAATAAAAAGTGTCAGAGAACTTTTGGAAAGCATACTAGAATGGGCTCAAAATGAATTGAATGAGCACCCAATGCCTATTGTGGAAGTTTTAGTCCATCCATTGGTTCAAGATAATATTCGTCAGTTTTCAAGTAAAAGCAAAGAAAAAAAACTTCAACTAATCAATGATATACCCGAGGACTTAGTGATCCATACAGAAAAAGATCGCTTGAATTTTATCTTGCGGAATCTAATTTCAAATGCCATAAAATTCACCACCTTAGAAGGGAGTATCCGTATTCACTATGAGCAGGAAGCTGGCGGTAAAATTAGTATTACAGACTCTGGTGTGGGAATGGAAAAAGAAAAACTAGAAAAGCTTTTTGCAGGACGAATTGTATCCAAGCTAGGAACAGAAGGAGAAAAAGGCTCGGGAGTAGGCCTAATACTTTGCAAGGAGTTTGCACATAACTTAGGTGCAACACTAGAAGTCAACAGCAAGATCAACGAGGGGTCTACTTTCTCGATCCAATGGAAAAGTTGA
- the aceA gene encoding isocitrate lyase: protein MKTNKIERAVAIEKDWAENPRWEGITRTYTGMDVVNLAGNYPIEHSIAKMGAERLWDKLTSQPFIAGLGALTGNQAVQEVQAGLEAIYLSGWQVAADANLAGHMYPDQSLYPADSVPAVVKRINNALLRADQIQSLTDKEDLHYLVPIVADAEAGFGGNLNAFELMKMMIESGASGVHFEDQLSSAKKCGHLGGKVLVPTQEAINKLIAARLATDVMGVSTIVIARTDADAANLITSDIDKRDHKFITGKRTSEGFYEVNNGLEQGIDRGLSYAPYADLIWMETSNPDLGYAREFAEAIHAKYPGKMLAYNCSPSFNWAAHLSKSEMLTFRENLAEMGYKFQFITLAGFHALNTSMFELSKAYKERGMAGYSELQEREFALQSSGFKAVKHQAFVGTGYFDAVQEVVTAGLSSTVALKGSTEEAQF, encoded by the coding sequence ATGAAAACGAACAAAATTGAACGCGCAGTAGCCATTGAAAAAGATTGGGCAGAAAACCCACGCTGGGAAGGCATCACTCGTACATACACTGGAATGGATGTGGTAAATTTAGCTGGTAATTATCCAATTGAACACAGCATTGCCAAAATGGGAGCAGAGCGTCTGTGGGATAAATTGACCTCTCAACCATTTATAGCAGGTTTGGGAGCATTGACGGGTAATCAAGCGGTGCAGGAAGTTCAGGCTGGTCTTGAAGCCATCTATCTATCTGGCTGGCAGGTTGCGGCAGATGCTAACTTAGCCGGTCATATGTATCCGGATCAAAGTTTGTATCCTGCTGATTCAGTACCGGCCGTAGTCAAGCGAATCAACAATGCTTTGCTTCGTGCAGATCAAATTCAAAGTCTTACCGATAAAGAGGATTTACACTACCTAGTTCCCATCGTAGCTGATGCAGAAGCAGGATTTGGAGGTAATTTGAATGCCTTTGAATTGATGAAAATGATGATCGAATCAGGTGCATCCGGTGTTCACTTTGAAGATCAACTATCCTCAGCTAAAAAATGTGGTCACTTAGGTGGTAAAGTATTGGTTCCGACTCAGGAAGCTATCAACAAATTGATCGCAGCACGATTGGCAACTGATGTGATGGGTGTATCTACCATTGTCATTGCACGGACAGATGCTGACGCAGCAAACTTGATTACTTCTGACATCGATAAAAGAGATCACAAGTTTATTACTGGAAAGCGTACCTCAGAAGGTTTTTATGAGGTTAACAATGGACTTGAACAAGGCATTGACCGGGGGCTTTCCTATGCACCTTATGCCGACTTGATTTGGATGGAGACATCCAACCCTGATTTAGGTTATGCCCGTGAATTTGCCGAGGCTATACACGCTAAATACCCAGGAAAAATGTTGGCCTATAATTGTTCTCCTTCATTTAACTGGGCCGCACATTTGTCAAAATCAGAGATGTTGACTTTTAGAGAGAATTTGGCTGAAATGGGTTATAAATTCCAGTTTATTACGTTGGCAGGATTCCATGCTTTGAACACCTCCATGTTTGAATTATCGAAGGCCTACAAAGAGCGAGGAATGGCAGGTTATTCTGAATTGCAAGAAAGAGAATTTGCCTTGCAGTCCAGCGGTTTCAAAGCAGTAAAGCATCAGGCATTTGTAGGAACGGGCTATTTCGATGCAGTACAGGAAGTAGTGACAGCAGGTTTGTCTTCTACGGTAGCATTGAAAGGCAGCACAGAAGAAGCTCAGTTTTGA
- the hppD gene encoding 4-hydroxyphenylpyruvate dioxygenase, with product MQQDFLPINGTDYVELYVGNAKQSALYYQYAFGYELMAYAGPETGVRDRASYVLKQDKIRLVLTTPLHEAHPIADHIKKHGDGVKVLALWVDDAEKSWKETTARGAVSYSEPQTLTDEFGKVVVASICTYGETIHTFVERKNYTGVFLPGFKPRKSEYQATSVGLKFIDHCVGNVGWGEMNKWVEFYEKVMGFNLLITFDDKDISTEYSALMSKVVSNGNGYIKFPINEPAEGKKKSQIEEYLDFYNGSGVQHMAIATDDIIHTVAELRKRGVEFLEVPASYYEDLLERVGEIEEDLQPLKDLNILVDRDEEGYLLQIFTKPVQDRPTLFFEIIQRKGAKSFGKGNFKALFEAIEREQELRGNL from the coding sequence ATGCAACAGGATTTTCTTCCAATCAATGGGACTGACTATGTGGAATTGTACGTAGGTAATGCCAAACAATCAGCCCTTTACTATCAATATGCATTTGGTTATGAATTGATGGCCTATGCAGGACCTGAAACTGGTGTACGTGATCGAGCATCGTACGTTTTGAAACAAGATAAAATCAGGTTGGTCTTGACGACACCTTTGCACGAGGCTCATCCCATCGCAGACCATATTAAAAAACATGGAGATGGAGTAAAGGTCTTGGCACTTTGGGTGGATGATGCCGAAAAGTCTTGGAAAGAAACGACCGCTCGTGGAGCAGTTTCATACAGTGAGCCGCAAACCTTGACTGATGAATTTGGAAAGGTAGTAGTAGCCTCTATATGTACTTATGGGGAGACCATCCACACGTTTGTAGAACGTAAAAATTATACAGGTGTATTTTTACCTGGCTTTAAGCCAAGAAAAAGTGAGTACCAAGCCACTTCGGTAGGATTGAAATTTATTGATCATTGCGTTGGAAATGTAGGCTGGGGAGAGATGAATAAATGGGTGGAGTTTTATGAAAAAGTGATGGGCTTTAATTTATTGATCACGTTTGATGATAAAGACATCTCTACCGAATATTCTGCTTTAATGTCTAAGGTGGTTTCCAATGGAAATGGATACATCAAATTTCCCATCAACGAGCCAGCAGAAGGTAAAAAGAAATCCCAAATAGAAGAATATTTGGATTTTTATAATGGGTCAGGTGTACAACACATGGCTATTGCAACAGATGATATTATTCACACGGTAGCTGAATTAAGAAAAAGAGGTGTAGAATTTCTGGAAGTGCCAGCTTCTTATTATGAAGACTTATTGGAGCGAGTAGGGGAGATAGAGGAGGATTTGCAGCCATTAAAGGACCTCAACATTCTAGTGGACAGGGATGAAGAAGGATATTTACTTCAAATTTTCACCAAACCAGTTCAAGATCGTCCTACGCTTTTCTTTGAAATCATTCAGCGAAAGGGAGCAAAATCTTTTGGTAAAGGTAATTTTAAAGCCTTGTTTGAAGCTATTGAGCGTGAACAAGAGTTGAGAGGTAATTTGTAA
- a CDS encoding bifunctional isocitrate dehydrogenase kinase/phosphatase, with product MRFYLNFNRLTIFLLSAFAMSCSTDTKQGEVAIDEVLIIDEELEQLFQTGIQLLSPWESFWNNQFSEFQVTQFTLDKTEYFEELEWPEENFITPGNPFHPYLIPHPEGDGIVDIYSYKVTIPAEGKPGLNPDSEVIYFKSNGMRKRLLFIGPSGGFEEAAWISTDVLMVAGWFEDEAGVSPVIWMIEPEQNRYKVFTHPFHSNQYPKDAYLKRKLTKIDL from the coding sequence ATGCGTTTTTACTTGAATTTCAATCGTCTAACTATTTTTCTTTTGTCTGCCTTTGCCATGAGTTGCAGTACAGATACCAAGCAGGGTGAAGTGGCGATAGATGAAGTGCTAATTATTGATGAAGAACTAGAACAATTATTCCAAACAGGTATACAGTTATTGAGTCCTTGGGAGAGCTTTTGGAATAATCAATTTTCTGAATTTCAAGTCACCCAATTTACGTTGGATAAAACAGAATATTTTGAAGAATTGGAGTGGCCCGAAGAAAATTTTATAACGCCAGGAAACCCTTTTCATCCCTATCTGATACCACATCCAGAAGGTGATGGAATAGTAGACATTTATAGTTATAAGGTTACCATTCCTGCAGAAGGTAAACCGGGCTTAAATCCAGATTCTGAAGTGATTTATTTCAAGTCAAATGGGATGCGTAAGCGATTATTATTTATAGGGCCATCTGGTGGGTTTGAAGAAGCCGCATGGATCAGTACAGATGTATTGATGGTTGCCGGGTGGTTTGAAGATGAGGCAGGTGTCAGTCCCGTGATATGGATGATAGAACCGGAGCAGAACAGGTATAAAGTCTTTACACACCCATTTCATTCCAACCAATATCCAAAAGATGCGTATCTAAAAAGGAAGTTAACGAAGATAGATTTATAG